Proteins encoded in a region of the Paenibacillus pedocola genome:
- a CDS encoding choice-of-anchor I family protein: protein MKRSGTTLLSLLLAAELTLVPAWSAGPAAATAALLPGTPYTTDGSYNVSVPHIIVNQVYGGGDAATTGGYFSNGYIELYNPTDSAVDLSGWSLQYSDPTMNGAWSKLNLNGTIKAHSSYLITDSKDNPSFKSDISSKADQIWKDNLFYNKGMKVVLLSSTDLLDTANPFRNKPAAYVDMIGTAGNDSGSVIDGYELDYPTGKTGGTSKQKSVRRAEFTDTDNNKEDLRQISFDTLDASALNLMKPHSSSDGSWGVTVPALGVATPSLPAATAGSPYSVSLSVYGGVQPYSFTATGLPEGLSLDAASGMISGTPLAAGTATVSYAVYDSAVPPVKAEGSLSLVVGQAASQPIKDVISVTKIGGYSVGTTNEDGGVAEIVKYNRANGKFYLVNGSTHPATVDIVNLKDGVHPEKEASINVEALSETGGFSYGDLTSVDINTATGRIAVAVQEADAMKKGKILVLDYEGRLLKTYEAGIQPDMIKYTADGRYILTADEAEPRTLAGDPEGSVTVIDTVTGTARTVKFDNPGLIDDLVHIRGAVDPVSKLITGEGAKEDAVRDLEPEFIELSEDQKTAYVSLQENNAVAAVDVISGKLLWVKGLGFKDLSNPRNALDLVKDNQIHLENVPFYGVYMPDGISQYTVNGKTYLFTANEGDATEWDSKENAANIGSMKGSLNPNSAAAKFLNGQKKYDSVEVMSDMGHDGIYLYGGRSFSVWDAGTLKQVYDSGSEFEQITSERLPAYFNASNSNTTLDSRSTKKGPEPEYVKIGKVGQKALAFVGLERVGGLMTYDVTNPEQPQFVNYINSREFTPKNNLETDTGPEGIEFIPATDSPTGLPLVLVANEVGGTVAVYQLNVTKVTLNQTSLSLQAGGSAAELKAAVQPAGEAGQGLSWSSSNSAVASVDQNGKVSPHAAGTAVISVYSADGYGVAEAHVAVTAATPVISYPGSTPSGGPAAVVTKPETSVAVTGGKAVVEVKAAADAAGSQFFSVGVEAVTAALEALKSSGGAELEFRTASGEAGRNLTVKLPAAVWAELAGSSLKKVTFTGGAGTVSFDRTAASAIHTAAGGGAVSLTIARTDLTTAAPGVSAAVGSIIGSRPVLSLTVQAEGRDISSFGGGGVSVSIPYTLAAGEDVNAVAAYQVTAAAGLAVLPASSYNAVTGQLIFRTTHFSVYAVGYTKPVFKDMVSSYAKDSITYLAARGIISGISAEQFGLKSQLSRGDSALLLARLAGAELGIPAGSFSDVKPEDYYAAAVSWANANGIVNGTGDGKFEPKAEVSREQLAVMILRLADAMNWNLPVSSGPAVFADQAAISSYARDAVSVVQQAGILSGQASAGGKINFAPQASATREETAHMLAKLLKAVQ from the coding sequence TTGAAAAGATCAGGCACAACCCTACTCTCCCTGCTGCTTGCAGCTGAACTGACGCTCGTTCCCGCATGGAGCGCAGGCCCGGCGGCAGCTACTGCAGCGCTTCTGCCGGGTACTCCTTATACTACTGACGGCAGCTATAATGTGAGCGTTCCCCATATTATCGTAAACCAGGTATATGGCGGCGGGGATGCGGCAACCACGGGCGGTTATTTCTCTAACGGATATATTGAACTCTATAATCCTACGGATTCCGCTGTTGATTTAAGCGGCTGGTCCCTGCAATACTCTGATCCGACCATGAACGGGGCCTGGAGTAAGCTGAACTTGAACGGCACGATTAAAGCGCATTCCTCCTATTTGATCACAGACAGCAAAGACAATCCGTCCTTTAAAAGTGATATCAGCAGTAAAGCTGATCAGATCTGGAAGGATAATCTTTTCTATAATAAAGGGATGAAGGTTGTGCTGCTTAGCAGTACCGATCTGCTGGATACCGCCAACCCGTTCCGGAATAAGCCGGCAGCCTATGTGGATATGATCGGTACTGCCGGAAATGACAGCGGTTCCGTGATAGACGGCTATGAACTAGATTATCCGACCGGCAAAACCGGAGGAACCTCGAAGCAAAAGTCAGTCCGCCGGGCAGAATTCACGGATACGGACAATAACAAGGAGGATCTGAGGCAGATTAGCTTTGACACTCTGGATGCCTCAGCACTGAATCTGATGAAGCCGCACAGCAGCAGCGATGGAAGCTGGGGGGTGACCGTTCCAGCTCTTGGTGTAGCCACACCTTCACTCCCGGCAGCAACAGCCGGATCACCATACTCGGTGTCTCTCTCTGTGTATGGTGGGGTGCAGCCTTATTCCTTCACGGCAACCGGTCTGCCGGAAGGGCTCAGCCTTGACGCGGCATCGGGGATGATCAGCGGAACTCCGCTTGCGGCAGGCACGGCAACGGTGAGCTACGCGGTGTATGACAGCGCGGTTCCCCCGGTGAAGGCGGAAGGCAGCCTTTCACTGGTTGTCGGGCAGGCAGCTTCGCAGCCGATAAAAGATGTCATCAGTGTTACGAAGATCGGCGGATATTCTGTGGGGACCACGAATGAGGACGGCGGCGTGGCGGAGATCGTCAAGTACAACCGGGCCAACGGGAAGTTCTATCTGGTCAATGGCTCAACTCATCCGGCGACTGTAGATATCGTTAATCTGAAGGATGGCGTACACCCGGAGAAGGAAGCAAGCATTAATGTGGAGGCACTATCCGAAACTGGAGGATTCAGCTACGGGGATTTGACCAGCGTAGATATTAATACGGCGACCGGCCGGATTGCTGTGGCTGTCCAGGAAGCGGACGCGATGAAGAAGGGGAAGATTCTTGTCCTTGATTATGAAGGCAGGCTGCTGAAAACCTACGAAGCCGGTATTCAGCCGGATATGATTAAATATACGGCGGATGGCCGGTATATTCTTACGGCAGATGAAGCCGAGCCGCGCACACTGGCAGGTGATCCGGAGGGCAGCGTGACGGTTATCGATACGGTCACTGGAACGGCCAGAACCGTTAAGTTCGATAATCCCGGTCTCATTGATGATCTCGTGCATATCCGCGGTGCGGTGGACCCTGTAAGCAAGTTAATCACCGGTGAAGGTGCTAAGGAAGACGCCGTACGTGATCTGGAGCCGGAATTCATCGAGCTGTCCGAAGACCAGAAGACTGCTTATGTTTCTCTTCAGGAGAACAATGCTGTGGCGGCGGTTGATGTAATCTCTGGCAAGCTGCTGTGGGTGAAAGGTCTGGGATTCAAGGATCTGAGCAATCCGCGCAACGCGCTTGATCTGGTAAAGGACAATCAAATTCACCTTGAGAATGTTCCATTTTATGGTGTATATATGCCTGACGGCATCAGCCAGTACACGGTGAACGGAAAAACCTATCTGTTCACAGCTAATGAAGGGGATGCAACCGAGTGGGACAGCAAGGAGAATGCCGCCAACATCGGCTCCATGAAGGGTTCACTCAACCCGAATTCGGCTGCTGCAAAATTCCTGAACGGACAGAAGAAATATGACAGCGTAGAGGTGATGTCGGATATGGGTCATGACGGCATTTATCTGTATGGCGGCCGTTCCTTCTCCGTATGGGATGCCGGAACCCTGAAGCAGGTGTATGACAGCGGCAGTGAATTTGAGCAGATCACTTCGGAGCGTCTGCCGGCGTACTTCAATGCCAGCAACAGCAACACTACCCTGGACAGCCGCAGCACCAAAAAAGGCCCGGAGCCCGAATATGTCAAAATCGGCAAGGTGGGGCAGAAGGCGCTGGCTTTTGTCGGGTTGGAACGTGTCGGCGGTCTGATGACCTATGATGTGACGAACCCGGAGCAGCCGCAGTTTGTAAACTACATCAATTCGCGTGAGTTTACGCCGAAAAATAATCTGGAAACCGACACAGGTCCGGAAGGCATCGAATTCATCCCGGCTACGGACAGCCCGACCGGTCTTCCGCTGGTGCTGGTAGCGAATGAAGTCGGCGGTACTGTGGCGGTCTATCAATTAAATGTGACAAAGGTGACTTTGAATCAGACGTCCTTGTCGCTCCAGGCGGGCGGGAGCGCAGCAGAACTAAAAGCAGCTGTCCAACCTGCAGGCGAAGCAGGGCAAGGCTTGAGCTGGAGCTCCTCCAACTCTGCTGTAGCTTCGGTTGACCAGAACGGAAAGGTTAGTCCGCATGCAGCGGGAACAGCAGTCATCTCCGTATATAGTGCGGATGGCTATGGTGTCGCCGAAGCACATGTGGCGGTAACGGCGGCCACTCCGGTCATTAGTTACCCGGGTTCAACCCCTTCCGGCGGACCGGCGGCAGTTGTCACCAAGCCGGAGACATCGGTGGCCGTTACGGGCGGCAAGGCAGTGGTGGAAGTGAAGGCGGCAGCTGATGCTGCCGGCAGCCAATTCTTCTCTGTCGGCGTTGAAGCCGTGACTGCCGCACTTGAGGCGCTCAAGAGCTCAGGCGGGGCGGAGCTGGAGTTCCGCACGGCTTCTGGAGAAGCTGGCCGAAATCTTACCGTTAAGCTTCCTGCAGCAGTCTGGGCTGAACTTGCCGGCAGCTCCTTGAAGAAGGTGACATTCACGGGAGGGGCGGGAACCGTGTCCTTCGACCGGACTGCTGCTTCGGCGATTCACACAGCTGCAGGCGGGGGAGCGGTCAGCCTGACGATTGCTAGAACGGATCTCACTACAGCTGCACCCGGAGTTAGTGCTGCGGTAGGCAGCATTATCGGCAGCCGGCCGGTGCTGAGCCTTACGGTTCAGGCAGAAGGACGGGATATATCCAGCTTCGGCGGCGGGGGCGTATCGGTCAGCATCCCGTATACACTGGCGGCCGGTGAAGATGTTAATGCGGTAGCTGCCTATCAAGTAACTGCAGCAGCCGGATTGGCAGTGCTTCCTGCCAGCAGCTACAATGCAGTGACGGGTCAGCTGATCTTCCGTACCACTCATTTCTCTGTATATGCCGTTGGCTATACCAAACCGGTATTCAAGGATATGGTAAGCAGCTACGCTAAGGATTCTATAACGTATCTGGCAGCCCGCGGAATCATCTCCGGGATTTCGGCCGAGCAGTTTGGCCTCAAGAGCCAGTTGAGCCGCGGGGATTCAGCCCTGCTGCTGGCCCGGTTAGCCGGCGCTGAGCTGGGCATTCCGGCTGGCAGCTTCAGTGATGTGAAGCCGGAGGATTATTATGCAGCGGCTGTGTCCTGGGCGAATGCTAATGGCATCGTCAACGGTACAGGAGACGGCAAATTTGAGCCCAAGGCTGAAGTCTCACGTGAGCAGCTGGCGGTCATGATCCTCCGTCTCGCGGATGCTATGAATTGGAATCTGCCTGTAAGCAGCGGCCCTGCTGTATTCGCCGATCAGGCGGCTATCAGCTCCTATGCGCGAGATGCCGTAAGTGTTGTCCAGCAGGCCGGTATCCTATCCGGTCAGGCTTCGGCTGGAGGCAAGATTAACTTTGCCCCGCAAGCTTCGGCTACCCGTGAAGAGACTGCACATATGCTGGCGAAGCTGCTGAAGGCTGTGCAATAA
- a CDS encoding DUF4956 domain-containing protein, translating to MNENLNFQDLFKKSVTHLDIFNSISYIDVLLGLAASLGIGLFIFFIYRKSFRGVVYSYNYNAAFVLMCMITSMIIMTISSNIVLSLGMVGALSIVRFRTAVKDPLDIVYMFWAIAAGIASGAKLYPIAIIGSLVIGLTLVLLSRRKIREQPFLLIIRHAESATADVRTRLQKMAYTLKSKTVRKDYVEMTVEIRLRDDNTAFVHELSALDGVMDVSLLNYTGDYAQ from the coding sequence ATGAACGAAAATTTAAATTTCCAGGACCTTTTCAAAAAGAGCGTGACCCATCTTGACATTTTCAACAGCATTTCATATATTGATGTGCTGCTCGGTCTCGCTGCTTCTCTAGGAATTGGACTCTTCATCTTCTTTATTTACCGCAAGTCCTTCCGTGGTGTGGTGTACAGTTACAATTACAATGCAGCTTTTGTGCTGATGTGCATGATTACAAGCATGATTATCATGACGATCAGCTCCAATATCGTATTGTCCCTGGGAATGGTAGGCGCACTCAGTATTGTGCGTTTCCGTACTGCGGTCAAAGACCCGCTGGATATTGTGTACATGTTCTGGGCTATTGCCGCCGGCATTGCCTCAGGAGCCAAACTGTACCCAATAGCCATTATAGGCTCGCTGGTAATCGGATTAACGCTGGTGCTGCTATCCCGCCGCAAAATCCGCGAACAGCCTTTCCTGCTAATTATCCGCCATGCTGAGAGCGCAACAGCCGATGTACGTACCCGGCTGCAGAAAATGGCGTATACCCTCAAATCCAAAACAGTGCGCAAAGACTATGTTGAAATGACCGTCGAAATCCGTCTGCGTGACGATAATACCGCCTTTGTCCATGAGTTGTCGGCACTGGATGGAGTAATGGACGTGTCCCTTCTGAATTACACTGGAGATTACGCCCAATAA
- a CDS encoding polyphosphate polymerase domain-containing protein — MEFMGRPLRHEHKYYLHAYDFMSIRQRISSLLPLDPHSVNPEGYGIRSLYFDHPTDHALYDKVNGVFSREKFRIRIYNGKDDSINLERKSKFGNYVHKESVPLTRAQYDSILQGEYSAVDGSSQALMRDFYLALVHQGYRPVTIVDYLREAYIYSHGDVRITFDKRLAAGVNTVDLFDPGLILTETLDPALTILEIKYNEFLAEDIRLAASPVASNRSSISKYVICREAGMLHFKR, encoded by the coding sequence ATGGAATTCATGGGACGTCCGCTCCGGCATGAGCATAAATATTACCTGCATGCTTATGACTTCATGTCCATCCGCCAACGGATATCTTCATTGCTTCCGCTCGATCCGCATTCGGTAAACCCGGAGGGCTACGGGATTCGCAGTCTTTACTTCGACCACCCGACCGATCATGCGCTGTATGACAAAGTAAACGGCGTCTTCTCCCGGGAGAAATTCCGTATCCGGATTTATAACGGCAAGGATGATTCGATTAATCTGGAGCGAAAAAGCAAGTTTGGCAACTATGTCCATAAAGAGAGTGTTCCGTTGACACGCGCTCAGTACGACTCCATATTGCAGGGAGAATACTCAGCGGTGGACGGCTCTTCGCAGGCTTTGATGCGTGACTTCTATCTGGCGCTTGTCCACCAGGGATATCGGCCGGTAACCATCGTGGACTATTTACGCGAAGCCTATATCTATTCCCATGGTGATGTGCGGATTACCTTTGACAAGAGACTGGCAGCCGGAGTGAACACCGTTGATCTTTTTGATCCCGGACTAATCCTTACAGAGACGCTTGATCCCGCCTTGACCATTCTTGAAATCAAATACAACGAATTTCTGGCCGAAGACATCCGACTGGCCGCCAGCCCTGTCGCCAGTAACCGTTCGTCTATTTCCAAATATGTAATTTGCCGAGAAGCAGGCATGCTTCATTTCAAACGATAA
- the pelG gene encoding exopolysaccharide Pel transporter PelG, which produces MAGIGFELRKLYREHGLLRHLRAYAYSSMSTVGPMVLCMGMVAGIQGLMAFSGVSFLERELFLSTIVYAFIFSVLITGGVSMVLTRFLADMLFQKKYQHILSSYYGASAICLPVGAAIALLFLRGVEAGFAYKAAAFMLFMELILVWIQSVHLSALKDYKRIFRSFLYSALVALIGAWAVSAFTASASAAGMLAAVDAGFFLVLLLTNHHFEQVFPERDPRLYFSFVSYFRKYPSLFGIGTLLYAGVYSHSFVYWLGPHHNEIAGRFLTSSFYDTPVFYAYLTVVPTLIVFTVAVETNFYEKFRTYYDLIRQSGTWEEISAARGEMQRSLIKELTFLMEIQLMFTVLALALGIKLLPAIGFSMEQLDIYIILLLGYYMFIITFVILLLLLYYDDRKGVIMISGFFLLLNIVLSSITMLTGYHGYGMLLASFTVLVLALWRMVRYVRNIDYHTFCAQPLVPTESKRSRTLLSKGASLSAGLIAAVVLLSGCSDNSSAADSAKASVTSAPAANATADFSGDGALNEDKRIYERDEDTRVDTLYLTVLPPNSAEGADSTDWYQLNRVKSRMEEGSLQIILQEGAADGSGPSQGSFGYSATDANGTISLRGNTARYASQRSYKIKLNDQAGQWNDQSTINLNKHSYDPSRLRNKLSFDLFETIPNMASLRTRFVHLYVKDLSDGNTSAAVKYSDYGLYTQIEQPNKSFLKNHWLDPYGELYKATMFEFLRYPDDLKLQDDPDYDKAKFESHLEIQGREDHTKLLAMLDDVNNMSMPINEVIEKHFDLDNYLTWLASNILMDNMDTDAQNFLLYSPLNSDKWYFIPWDYDGAWELQRNINSIGPYNSGISNYWSVKLHNRFFRSNENVQLLQDKIDELYRDYINSDTIAKQIALYSPITEKFAAQSPDKDFFPILIGDIPSDSIAISTVPERSIERFKEDVQKPKPFFLDDLQQEGTGTLFTWDASYDLQGDNLLYTFTLAKDPLFTNIVKQTNTADTSLNLDRLSPGTYYWKVTVSDGNGHSQIAFDIYYDSDDTPYYGVREVKVN; this is translated from the coding sequence ATGGCCGGAATCGGTTTTGAATTAAGAAAATTATACCGTGAGCACGGTCTGCTCCGGCATCTTCGGGCCTATGCCTACTCCTCCATGTCGACAGTGGGTCCGATGGTCCTTTGTATGGGGATGGTTGCCGGAATTCAGGGCTTGATGGCCTTCTCGGGTGTTTCTTTCTTGGAACGTGAACTGTTCCTGTCTACAATCGTGTATGCCTTTATTTTTTCCGTACTCATTACGGGCGGCGTGTCCATGGTGCTTACCCGCTTCCTTGCGGATATGTTATTTCAAAAAAAATATCAGCATATTCTTTCTTCCTATTACGGCGCATCTGCAATCTGCCTTCCTGTCGGTGCTGCCATTGCTCTGCTCTTTCTACGAGGTGTGGAGGCGGGTTTCGCCTATAAGGCAGCCGCTTTTATGTTGTTTATGGAACTGATTCTTGTATGGATTCAGTCCGTTCATCTGTCTGCCCTCAAGGATTACAAACGGATCTTCCGAAGTTTTCTATACAGTGCCCTAGTAGCGCTTATCGGGGCGTGGGCAGTCAGTGCTTTTACGGCATCTGCTTCGGCTGCTGGTATGCTCGCTGCCGTGGATGCCGGTTTTTTTCTGGTGCTGCTGCTGACAAATCATCACTTCGAGCAGGTTTTTCCGGAACGGGATCCCCGGCTATATTTCAGCTTTGTATCTTATTTCAGGAAATACCCCTCACTTTTCGGTATTGGAACCCTCCTGTATGCCGGTGTGTACTCACATAGCTTTGTTTATTGGCTGGGTCCCCATCACAACGAAATCGCTGGACGTTTTCTAACTTCGTCTTTTTATGACACTCCCGTGTTCTATGCCTATCTCACTGTCGTGCCTACTCTGATAGTCTTTACGGTAGCCGTCGAGACGAATTTTTATGAGAAATTCAGAACCTACTATGACCTTATCCGGCAGTCGGGAACCTGGGAGGAGATCTCCGCGGCCCGCGGTGAAATGCAGCGCTCTCTAATTAAAGAGCTGACTTTCCTGATGGAGATTCAGCTGATGTTCACAGTATTAGCTCTTGCCCTGGGAATTAAATTGCTGCCGGCCATTGGCTTCAGTATGGAGCAGCTCGATATTTACATTATTCTTCTGCTCGGTTATTACATGTTTATCATTACGTTCGTCATCCTGTTGCTTCTGCTTTATTACGATGACCGGAAAGGTGTTATTATGATTAGCGGTTTCTTCCTTTTGCTCAATATTGTGCTCAGCTCCATTACTATGCTTACCGGCTATCACGGCTATGGGATGCTGCTCGCATCATTTACTGTTCTTGTACTCGCCTTATGGCGGATGGTGCGGTATGTTCGAAATATCGATTACCATACCTTCTGCGCACAACCGCTTGTGCCAACAGAATCCAAGCGTTCCCGTACCTTGCTTTCCAAAGGTGCTTCCCTCTCGGCAGGGTTAATTGCGGCGGTAGTCTTGCTCTCCGGCTGCTCCGATAATTCCAGTGCTGCGGACTCGGCAAAGGCTTCCGTAACTTCTGCTCCAGCAGCAAACGCAACAGCAGACTTTTCTGGAGATGGAGCATTGAATGAGGACAAACGGATCTATGAACGGGACGAGGATACCCGGGTCGATACACTTTATTTAACTGTTCTTCCACCGAACTCAGCAGAAGGAGCAGATTCTACGGACTGGTATCAGTTAAACCGTGTCAAAAGCCGGATGGAAGAGGGCAGCCTCCAGATCATTCTTCAGGAAGGAGCTGCAGACGGGAGCGGTCCTTCCCAGGGCAGCTTCGGGTATTCGGCTACGGATGCCAACGGCACGATCTCGCTTCGCGGCAACACAGCACGTTACGCTTCCCAGCGCTCGTATAAGATCAAGCTGAACGATCAGGCCGGGCAGTGGAACGACCAGAGCACGATCAATCTAAATAAACACTCCTACGACCCGTCAAGGCTGCGCAACAAACTGAGCTTCGATTTGTTCGAAACGATTCCAAATATGGCCAGTCTGCGAACCCGGTTTGTCCATCTTTATGTGAAAGATCTCAGCGATGGCAATACCTCAGCTGCAGTGAAGTATTCCGACTATGGTCTGTACACCCAAATCGAACAGCCTAACAAATCCTTTCTCAAAAATCATTGGCTGGACCCGTATGGTGAACTGTATAAAGCGACCATGTTTGAGTTCCTCCGATATCCAGACGATCTGAAATTACAAGATGATCCGGACTACGACAAGGCCAAATTTGAGTCTCATCTGGAGATCCAGGGCCGTGAAGACCATACCAAGTTACTTGCTATGCTTGACGATGTCAATAACATGTCCATGCCAATCAACGAAGTCATCGAAAAGCATTTTGATCTCGATAATTATCTGACCTGGCTGGCAAGCAATATTTTGATGGACAATATGGATACCGATGCCCAGAATTTCCTGCTGTATTCCCCCCTGAATTCAGATAAATGGTATTTCATTCCATGGGATTATGACGGAGCCTGGGAACTCCAACGCAACATCAACAGTATCGGACCTTACAACAGCGGCATCAGCAATTATTGGAGCGTGAAGCTGCATAACCGTTTCTTCCGCAGCAACGAGAATGTCCAGTTGCTTCAGGACAAAATCGACGAGCTGTACCGGGATTATATCAATAGTGATACTATAGCGAAACAAATCGCCTTATATAGCCCGATTACAGAGAAATTTGCAGCCCAATCTCCTGATAAGGACTTCTTCCCTATCCTCATCGGCGACATTCCTTCGGATTCCATAGCCATCAGTACGGTTCCGGAACGCTCCATCGAACGATTTAAGGAAGACGTGCAGAAACCCAAACCCTTCTTCCTGGATGATCTGCAGCAAGAGGGAACAGGGACATTGTTTACTTGGGATGCTTCCTACGACCTGCAGGGAGACAATCTCCTCTATACCTTCACTCTGGCCAAAGATCCGTTATTTACGAACATTGTAAAACAAACCAATACAGCAGATACGAGCCTAAATCTGGACCGTCTGAGTCCCGGCACTTATTATTGGAAAGTTACTGTCAGTGACGGAAACGGTCATTCCCAGATTGCTTTCGATATTTACTATGACTCAGATGATACGCCTTATTACGGGGTGAGAGAGGTTAAGGTGAATTAA
- the pelF gene encoding GT4 family glycosyltransferase PelF, producing MKICIVAEGSYPYITGGVSSWIHSLVTHMPDYEFIILAIGADEKQQGSYRYNLPPNIVEIKEIFLNSYLNESPPGRDKLRLTVDERAALSALLGGGIDLNWGCLFDLIRSDRVATAGHLLMSKEFFQVVSERCSEDYAHVPFTEMYWTVRSMMLPLLLTIRGDIPKADLYHSVSTGYAGVLGALGKHLYGKPFLLTEHGIYSREREEEIIKADWVQGYFKDLWIRYFYRLSEAAYSMSDQVFTLFGRNKEIEMEIGCDEHKIRIIPNGVNVADYASVAGPPPEGGPLRIGAIVRLVPIKDIKTMIQSFALVKKDLPEAELHIMGPVEEDENYVRECHELVEILELQDVIFTGQVNVRDYLGKLDIIVLSSISEGMPLAVLEAMAAGKPCVTTDVGSCRELLEGRDDTFGPAGFTVPVMHYDRMASAIVKLGHSRELREQMGMNGQARAQALYTHSEFIRSYRGLYEKYKEANPWPESVLN from the coding sequence ATGAAAATTTGCATTGTGGCAGAGGGGTCTTACCCCTATATTACCGGAGGAGTCTCCAGCTGGATTCATTCACTGGTCACCCATATGCCGGATTATGAATTTATCATACTGGCCATTGGGGCCGATGAGAAGCAACAGGGTTCTTATCGTTACAACCTCCCCCCCAATATTGTAGAAATAAAGGAAATATTCCTGAACAGCTATTTAAATGAGTCCCCGCCAGGCAGGGATAAGCTGCGTCTGACCGTTGATGAACGCGCGGCGCTCAGCGCTCTTCTAGGCGGAGGCATAGACTTAAACTGGGGATGTCTGTTCGATCTCATCCGATCGGACCGGGTAGCTACCGCAGGGCATTTACTGATGAGCAAGGAGTTCTTTCAGGTTGTGTCCGAACGATGCAGCGAAGATTATGCACATGTACCTTTTACTGAAATGTACTGGACCGTCCGCTCCATGATGCTACCCCTGCTTCTTACGATCCGCGGCGATATTCCGAAGGCAGATCTCTACCACAGCGTATCGACCGGTTACGCCGGTGTTTTGGGGGCGCTGGGCAAGCATCTTTACGGGAAGCCTTTTCTGCTTACCGAGCACGGGATCTACTCCCGGGAACGGGAAGAGGAAATTATCAAGGCGGACTGGGTCCAGGGATATTTTAAAGATTTATGGATCAGGTATTTCTACCGTTTGTCGGAAGCCGCTTATTCGATGAGCGACCAGGTGTTTACACTGTTTGGCAGAAATAAAGAGATCGAGATGGAGATCGGCTGTGACGAACATAAAATCCGTATTATTCCAAATGGGGTAAATGTCGCTGACTATGCTTCTGTTGCCGGTCCTCCCCCTGAGGGTGGGCCGCTGCGGATCGGTGCAATTGTACGCCTTGTTCCAATCAAGGACATCAAAACCATGATTCAAAGCTTCGCTCTTGTGAAGAAAGACCTGCCTGAAGCTGAGCTTCACATTATGGGGCCTGTTGAAGAAGACGAAAACTATGTCCGCGAGTGCCACGAACTGGTGGAGATCTTGGAGCTTCAGGACGTCATCTTCACCGGTCAGGTCAATGTCCGGGATTATCTCGGCAAGCTGGATATTATAGTCCTCTCCAGCATCAGCGAAGGCATGCCTTTGGCAGTTCTCGAAGCCATGGCGGCCGGAAAGCCTTGCGTCACGACCGATGTTGGCAGCTGCCGGGAATTACTTGAGGGACGGGACGACACCTTCGGACCTGCCGGATTCACGGTCCCTGTAATGCATTATGACCGGATGGCGAGCGCTATCGTCAAGCTTGGGCACAGTAGAGAACTGCGCGAGCAGATGGGAATGAACGGCCAGGCGCGGGCGCAGGCACTGTATACACACTCGGAGTTTATCCGCAGCTACCGCGGGCTTTACGAAAAATACAAGGAGGCTAATCCATGGCCGGAATCGGTTTTGAATTAA